One Mercurialis annua linkage group LG3, ddMerAnnu1.2, whole genome shotgun sequence DNA window includes the following coding sequences:
- the LOC126675106 gene encoding zinc finger protein GAI-ASSOCIATED FACTOR 1-like: MSNNRGENGSLSSAVGEEVEEQQLNHHFSATHKRKRNLPGNPDPSAEVIALSPNTLVAKNRFICEICKKGFQRDQNLQLHRRGHNLPWKLKQRTSDEIKKRVYICPEPSCVHHNPARALGDLTGIKKHFSRKHGEKKWKCDKCLKKYAVQSDWKAHFKTCGTKEYKCDCGIIFSRRDSFITHRAFCDALTEENNKQNQELLTPNLIPIPIIKNTTHEHQTPLISNFNHLPTSQTMFNSSATLLGTSLISNSSSSSSSSLQLTANSLPLMFEGSASHVANASASMSATALLQKAAQMGATSSCNNNLMSFSATTMAPSTFDHQQTGSNDGYVNQFFNANGVSMFNNNNEEHEIFKNIEEQESCRFFHGENDKQNGGLSSLNGEVMTVDFLGVGGSRKRNISELQTALEKSMWDV; this comes from the exons atGTCAAATAATAGAGGTGAAAATGGAAGTTTATCTTCTGCTGTTGGAGAAGAAGTTGAAGAACAGCAACTAAATCATCACTTCAGTGCCACTCATAAAAGGAAGAGAAACTTACCTGGAAACCCAG ACCCTAGTGCAGAAGTTATAGCATTGTCACCAAACACACTCGTCGCTAAAAACAGATTCATATGTGAAATTTGCAAGAAAGGTTTCCAAAGAGACCAAAATCTTCAGTTACACCGAAGAGGTCACAATCTGCCATGGAAGCTGAAGCAAAGAACAAGCGATGAAATCAAGAAAAGGGTTTATATTTGTCCGGAGCCTTCATGTGTCCATCATAATCCAGCACGAGCACTCGGTGATCTTACCGGAATCAAGAAGCATTTTAGTCGAAAACATGGCGAAAAGAAATGGAAATGTGATAAATGTTTGAAGAAATATGCAGTTCAATCTGACTGGAAAGCTCATTTCAAGACTTGTGGTACCAAGGAGTATAAATGTGACTGTGGCATCATTTTCTCCAG gAGGGATAGCTTCATTACACATAGAGCTTTTTGTGATGCCCTAACCGAAGAAAATAACAAACAGAACCAAGAACTATTAACACCAAATCTCATACCCATACCTATCATAAAGAACACCACCCATGAACATCAAACTCCTCTAATATCAAACTTCAATCATCTTCCCACATCACAAACCATGTTTAACTCATCTGCTACCCTTCTTGGTActtcattaatatcaaattctTCTTCGTCGTCGTCTTCTTCGCTTCAGCTAACTGCAAATTCGTTACCGTTAATGTTCGAAGGCAGTGCATCACATGTAGCTAACGCATCGGCTTCGATGTCAGCCACTGCATTGCTTCAAAAAGCAGCTCAAATGGGTGCAACTTCGAGCTGTAATAATAATTTGATGAGCTTCTCTGCTACAACAATGGCGCCGTCAACTTTTGATCATCAGCAGACAGGGAGCAACGATGGGTATGTGAATCAGTTTTTCAACGCGAACGGTGTGAGTATGTTTAACAATAACAATGAGGAACATGAAATATTCAAGAATATTGAAGAACAAGAAAGTTGCAGGTtctttcatggagaaaatgataAGCAAAATGGTGGGTTATCATCGTTAAATGGAGAAGTGATGACCGTTGATTTCTTAGGTGTAGGAGGatcaagaaaaagaaatatCAGTGAATTACAAACGGCGTTAGAGAAATCTATGTGGGATGTCTAA
- the LOC126671198 gene encoding protein FAR1-RELATED SEQUENCE 5-like, translated as MSGLSGEAKEIVRDMTAAQAKPCSIMAALKEKVPSDNPRIKQVYNYRETLRKSSFEGRDVVGQFYHMAQQNDYVHWTLAEEDTGVLTHIFMAHPDSVRLLRTYYWIIGMDSTYKTNKYKLPFLEIIGMTPCNKNFIIAYAIMKDETEGSYRWVLERLRCLIGEHIHPSAILTDRELGLMRPVSEVFPRSSHLLCTWHINKDVEDRVYRISGKNQEFAEIFKNSTWKKIIRAPSFDKYNIAVEHFRDRFKGFPGLIQYIEGTWLGHREKFVSCWTDLVLHFGNTTTCRVESAHAQLKQWLNSSTGALDTVWTKVDKVIQSQLIDIRKTLEDSRRTIGVHRRGFPFDKLSCRVSHYCLDLISKELRRMRELSTDVYDRCGCVVRSTHQIPCACELRAVVDSGNPISLDSIHPFWTKLVILGDGLDTSAQPDFAGFQTEEHQYFHEVAEEVMTKDPSVLRDISRIVRERLHPEDLGYMEPEVKTNVKGRPKGSKSTKRDPSRHEYKDRVPGRPKSSKAQKNRTSASAGLQNAEVIPGFLLPFVDELVDVRGDGNCGFRVVADHIYGDEKMWGMTRMNIANEISAHPYRYEGIFIDGLQAAITRISWEGGECGPSYWMQVLDDLFPIATIFNAAVIYIQGGSNPMATLVSE; from the exons ATGAGTGGGCTGAGTGGCGAGGCCAAAGAAATTGTGCGAGATATGACTGCGGCACAAGCGAAGCCGTGTTCTATCATGGCagctttaaaagaaaaagtaccATCTGACAACCCTAGAATAAAGCAAGTGTACAACTATAGAGAGACTTTGAGAAAGTCTAGCTTTGAGGGTAGAGATGTGGTTGGGCAATTTTATCACATGGCTCAGCAAAATGATTATGTACACTGGACTCTTGCTGAGGAGGATACAGGTGTGTTGACCCATATTTTCATGGCTCATCCTGATTCAGTGAGACTACTTCGTACGTACTACTGGATCATCGGCATGGACTCCACGTACAAGACGAACAAGTACAAGCTGCCTTTTTTGGAGATTATTGGAATGACTCCTTGCAACAAGAacttcataattgcatatgcaattatgaaggATGAGACTGAAGGGAGCTACAGATGGGTATTGGAGAGACTgag GTGCTTGATTGGGGAACATATTCATCCGAGCGCTATTCTTACTGATCGAGAATTGGGGCTTATGAGACCAGTGTCAGAGGTTTTCCCACGTTCTTCTCATCTACTATGTACGTGGCACATAAATAAGGACGTAGAAGATAGAGTGTACAGAATTAGTGGGAAAAACCAAGAGTTTGCTGAAATTTTCAAGAATAGTACATGGAAGAAAATTATCAGAGCGCCaagttttgataaatataacaTAGCTGTGGAGCACTTCAGAGATcggtttaaaggttttccaggGTTGATACAGTACATTGAGGGGACTTGGCTGGGACACAGAGAGAAGTTCGTATCTTGCTGGACGGACTTAGTCCTACATTTTGGAAACACCACCACATGTAGAGTCGAGAGCGCACATGCTCAGCTTAAGCAGTGGCTCAACTCTAGCACCGGTGCTCTGGACACAGTCTGGACGAAGGTCGACAAAGTTATACAGTCGCAGCTGATAGATATCCG CAAAACACTTGAGGACTCCAGACGGACTATTGGCGTACATCGACGCGGTTTTCCATTTGACAAGCTCTCATGCAGAGTGTCGCATTACTGTCTGGATTTAATATCGAAAGAACTAAGGCGTATGCGAGAATTGAGTACCGATGTCTACGATCGCTGTGGTTGTGTGGTTAGATCAACACATCAGATCCCCTGTGCATGTGAGCTGCGAGCGGTGGTCGATTCAG GTAACCCGATCAGCCTTGACAGTATACACCCGTTTTGGACGAAACTTGTTATTCTCGGCGATGGGTTGGACACATCTGCGCAACCCGATTTTGCTGGTTTTCAGACTGAGGAACATCAGTATTTTCACGAGGTCGCCGAGGAGGTCATGACTAAGGATCCTTCAGTGTTGCGTGATATTTCTCGTATTGTTCGAGAGCGACTTCACCCCGAAGACTTAGGCTACATGGAACCAGAAGTTAAAACAAATGTCAAAGGTCGACCAAAGGGGAGCAAATCAACGAAGCGGGATCCGAGTCGTCATGAGTACAAGGACCGTGTACCTGGTCGTCCTAAATCTTCCAAAGCTCAGAAAAATCGTACATCCGCGTCAG CTGGTTTGCAAAATGCGGAGGTTATTCCAGGATTCCTTTTACCATTCGTTGACGAGCTTGTGGACGTGCGTGGAGACGGCAACTGTGGATTTCGCGTGGTGGCAGACCACATATATGGTGACGAGAAGATGTGGGGAATGACTAGAATGAACATTGCAAACGAAATCTCCGCCCACCCTTATCGATACGAGGGTATTTTCATTGATGGGTTGCAAGCGGCCATTACACGTATTAGCTGGGAAGGCGGAGAGTGTGGCCCTAGCTACTGGATGCAg GTATTGGATGACTTGTTCCCTATTGCCACTATCTTCAATGCAGCTGTTATTTACATACAAGGCGGGTCTAATCCGATGGCCACTCTTGTCAGTGAATAG
- the LOC126671202 gene encoding uncharacterized protein LOC126671202 — MVAKGRKRMGKTFLAPELGGSGARHVTTRKVSASARRKKQAHTSPDEVRISVEDLRESDDFVSSEDEPEDEPEDEPSEKIYISKRKKGAGGRFVGDSSSGSNRRPEEVDVWTVTGPVPGGPEDDTVIPSFLGHVASRLWDGADRGVLKCQTRHGALKKLRQWYETASEEVKVLIDGTEISHLPFIMFDHLDIPLLSAFVERWQPDTNSFHMPFGEMTITLHDVWHILRIPVAGAMVSGLP; from the exons GGCAGAAAGCGTATGGGGAAGACGTTTTTGGCCCCAGAATTAGGGGGATCGGGAGCCCGTCACGTTACGACGCGTAAAGTTTCTGCCTCGGCTCGACGGAAGAAACAAGCGCATACTTCTCCCGATGAGGTCCGCATTTCTGTTGAGGATCTTAGAGAGTCTGATGATTTTGTGAGCTCAGAGGACGAGCCAGAGGACGAGCCAGAGGACGAGCCAagtgaaaaaatttacatttctaaACGGAAAAAGGGTGCAGGTGGTCGGTTCGTTGGCGACTCGTCATcag GGTCGAACAGACGACCTGAAGAGGTTGACGTGTGGACCGTTACTGGTCCAGTACCTGGTGGACCCGAGGATGACACTGTTATTCCTAGTTTTCTCGGGCATGTCGCTTCTCGGCTATGGGATGGGGCGGACAGAGGCGTGCTGAAGTGTCAGACTAGACATGGAGCTCTGAAGAAGCTGAGACAGTGGTATGAGACGGCCTCAGAGGAGGTTAAGGTGCTGATAGACGGGACTGAGATATCACATCTCCCGTTTATCATGTTTGATCATCTGGATATCCCGCTCCTTTCTGCATTTGTGGAGCGATGGCAGCCAGATACAAACTCTTTTCACATGCCATTCGGGGAGATGACCATCACATTACATGACGTGTGGCATATTCTTCGGATTCCAGTTGCTGGGGCTATGGTTTCAG gacttccctga